Genomic window (Enterobacteriaceae bacterium 4M9):
TGGCAGCAGTGCCGCCAGCGCCTGGCGGATAATCGGCGAACGGGCGCTACCGCCGGTGAGGTAAATCACATCCGGCGACGTCTGGCTTGATTCCAGTGCCAGGGTGACCTGCTCAAGAATGCGCTGTAGCGGCTGGGCCAGCGCGCTTGCCAGCGCATCACCGTTCATCTCCGTTGCCAGCGCCTCGGCAATAAACGGCAGACGCAGCGTCGTGCTGTTATGTTCCGAGAGAGCGATTTTGCCTTCTTCAGCGCAGCGTACCAGCCGGTAGCTCAGGCGCTGACGCCACACCTTCAGTAAATGCGCGACCTTTTCCGGCTCGCGGGCGTCACGCACTAAATCTGCCAGCAGGCGGCCGCAGGCGCTGCTGTAAAACTCGCTCTGTGCCGGCACGTCGTTAATAGCCACCGCGTTCCACCACGGCAGCGCGGGCAGGGCGATGCCTTTTTGTGTTTCACCGCCAAGACCCAGCAGCGGGCAAAGCTGCTTAAACGCCACGGCGATATCCAGATCGTTACCGCCGACGCGACAGCCGCTGTGGCCAAGCAGGCTGTGCTCGCGGTCGCGACGCGCGCGCCACTGCGGCCCCATCAACAGCAGTGAGCAGTCGGTGGTGCCGCCGCCAATGTCGACGACCAGCACCCGCTGTTCTTCAGTTAATGTGGCCTCAAAATCCAGTCCAGCGGCCACCGGTTCAAACTGAAACACCACATCGCTAAACCCGGCTCGGTTAGCCGCTCGTTCAAGAATGCCCAGCGCCTGGGCGTTGGCGTCATCGCTGCCGAGACCCTGGAAGTTAATCGGGCGACCAATCACTGCCTGCTCCACGCGGGCGTCAAGCTGTGTTTCGGCCTGCTGGCGAATATGCAGCATCATGGCGCACACCAGGTCTTCAAACAGCGCAATTTGCTGTGGTTTGAGGCCGGTTGCGCCAAGAAACGATTTTGGGGATTTCACAAACCAGACTTCGTCCGGTTCTTCCATATAGCTCGCGAGGGCAGCCAGACCAAACTGCACGCTGGCAGGCGTGATAGTGATGTCTTCGTCGCGGTTAACATTCACCGCACGCTTAAGTAGCGCCTGACCTTCGTCACCTCCGGGTGTCACCTGGTGATGGCGCCACAGCCATTCACTGATGCCTTCGCGAGTGGGTGCGCAAATCATTGACGGCAGCAATGGCGAATCGCCCGCCATTTTTAACATCTGCGGTGTGCCGTTGTGCATGACTGCCAGTGAGCAGTTAGCTGTGCCGTAGTCGAAACCTAAAAACATGCGTCATCCCCATGCCGGTGAAGAAGGGGGGCGACTTTAGCGAAATGTTCCGTCTGCGGCAAACAGAATTGAAAAGCAAGGCACAACCCGGCGCGGGCAGTTATGCTCAGTGGCAACGTAATAAGGAATCACTATGCTGACACTGAATTACCATCCCCCCTACGACTGGGCGTGGATGCTGGGTTTTCTTGGCGCACGTGCCGTTGCGGGCGTTGAGGAGGTGAGTGCTACAGCTTACCGGCGCACCCTCGCTGTGGATGGTCACTGCGGACTGTTGACGGTGACACCGGATGAGAGCCGCTGTCAGGTGCGCATCTCTCTTAGCGACGATTTACTGGCAGTAAAGGATGACGTGCTGGCACGCATTGCGCGGCTTTTTGACCTCGCAACCGATCCCTCAGATATGCTGGCCCACCTTGGCACACTTGCTGCCTCTCACCCCGGTCTGCGGCTACCGGGCTGTATGGACCCGTTTGAGCAGGCCGTGCGTGCCGTACTTGGTCAGCTGGTAAGCGTGGCGATGGCGGCCAAACTCACCGCAAAAGTGGCGCAGACGTGGGGAACACCGCTGCCGGGGGCACCTGGCTGGTGGTTGTTCCCGCGCCCGGAACAGTTAGCGGAACTGGCACCGGAAATGCTCAAGCCGCTGGGTATGCCGCTTAAGCGCGCTGAGGCCATCATTAATATTGCGAGGCTGTGCGTGCAGGGCGAGTTTCCGCTTGCGCCGCCGCTGGATGTGGAGCAGGGCGTGAAATGGCTGGTCGGTCTGCCAGGCATTGGGCGTTGGACGGCCAGTTATTACGCGCTACGCGGCTGGCAGGCACCGGATATCTTTTTGCCAGATGATTATGCGGTAAAACAGCGATTTGTTGGTATGACGGTGGCCCAGACGCGACACTACAGTGCACGCTGGCAGCCCTGGCGCTCATATGCACTCTTACATATCTGGAACAACGGCAGCTGGCAGCCAACGTAGCGCGTTTTTCTGGTATCAATTGCGGGAAGTCCCTATAATTGCGGCGTCTGGCGCCCCGGCGTCGCCCTTCCTTAAATTATCAGTAAATTCAGGTCGTTTATTTTATGACTGACAAGTCTCATCAGTGCGTCATCATCGGGATCGCCGGCGCATCAGCTTCAGGGAAAAGCCTCATTGCCAGCACGTTGTATCGTGAACTACGCGAACAAGTTGGAGATGAACACATTGGTGTCATCCCGGAAGACTGCTATTACAAAGACCAGAGTCACCTCTCGATGGAAGAGAGGATTAAGACCAACTACGACCACCCCAGCGCGATGGATCATAACCTGCTGTTTCAGCATTTACAGATGCTCAAGCAGGGCAAGAGCGTCGAATTGCCGGTTTACAGCTACACTGAACATACCCGCACCAGCGAAACGGTGCACGTTGAACCTAAAAAAGTGATTATCCTGGAAGGCATTTTGCTGCTGACCGACGCGCGTCTGCGCCAGGAAATGAATTTTTCTATCTTCGTGGACACACCGCTGGATATCTGCCTGATGCGCCGCATCAAACGCGATGTTAACGAACGCGGCCGCTCCATGGACTCGGTAATGGCGCAGTATCAGAAAACCGTGCGTCCGATGTTCCTGCAGTTTATTGACCCGTCAAAGCAATATGCCGACATTATTGTGCCGCGCGGCGGTAAGAACCGCATCGCTATTGATATTCTCAAAGCGAAGATAAGCCAGTTCTTTGAGTGATAGTCCTCGACGCCGTATACCGGCGTCGTTTGCGTTTATAGCCGCAGGGCGTGGTTATTCCGGCTGCGCTGTGGCAAGGTGAATCAAGTTAAGCCAAAAGGAGAAGTGCGATGCGTCTGTGTGACCGCGATATAGAAGCCTGGCTGGATACCGGGCGTTTAGCCATCACCCCGCGCCCGCCCGCAGAGCGCATTAACGGTGCCACTGTTGATGTGCGACTTGGTAACGAGTTTCGAACCTTCAGCGGCCACACCGCGGCGTTTATCGATCTCAGCGGCCCGAAGGATGAAGTCAGTGCCGCGCTCGACCGCGTCATGAGCGATGAAATTGTGCTTAAGGAAGGCGAGGCGTTTTATCTGCACCCCGGCGAACTGGCGCTGGCGGTAACGCACGAATCGGTGATGCTGCCTGACGACCTCGTGGGCTGGCTGGATGGCCGCTCGTCGCTGGCACGCCTGGGGCTGATGGTGCACGTGACCGCGCACCGTATCGATCCGGGCTGGCACGGGCGCATTGTGCTGGAGTTTTATAATTCCGGCAAACTGCCGCTGGCGCTGCGCCCAGGCATGATGATTGGCGCACTTAGCTTTGAGCCGCTCTCTGGCCCGGCTGCACGCCCGTATAACCGTCGCCAGGATGCGAAGTATCGCGATCAGCAAGGTGCGGTTGCCAGCCGCATTGACAAGGACTGAGCCGCCGCTGGGCTGAGGGAGCTATGAGACGACTATTAACTGCGCTGATGATTCTGCTGGTTGTATTGGTTGCCGGACTGTCGGCACTGGTGCTGCTGATTAATCCCAACGATTTCCGCAGCTATATGGTGCGGGAGGTGGAACAGCGCAGTGGCTATAAGCTGGCGCTGGATGGACCGCTGCGCTGGCACGTCTGGCCGCAGTTGAGCATTTTGTCCGGACGGATGTCGTTAACGGCACCCGGTGCCAGTGCACCGCTGGTCAGCGCTGAGAATATGCGTCTTGATGTGGCCTTACTGCCGTTGATTTCCCATCGCCTGCAGGTTAAGCAGGTGATGCTGAAAAAATCAGTGATTCAGCTTACGCCGCAAAGCGAAGCGCGCAGGCCTGAAGGTGCACCGGTTGCTCCCGGTGAGTCTGGCCCTGCTGGTCGCGAGCATCGCAACTGGTCGTTTGATATTGGTAGTCTGGACGTGGCAGACAGCGTGCTGGTGTTCCAGCACGCTGACGACGAGCAGATTACCGTGCGCAATATTCAGCTACAGCTTGAGCAAAATAACCACCGCCAGGCGCAGGTGTCGCTTAGTGGACGCGTTAACCGCGACCAGCGTGACTTAAGCCTGGCGATTGAGGCCGTACTTAACGCTGATGAGACCGGCGACAGCTTCAGCGCCAATATTACACGTCTTGATTACCAGCTACAGGGCGCGGATTTGCCAAAACAAGGCATTCGTGGCGAAGGTTCTCTGAACGCGCGCTGGGAAGATCTGAACAAGCGCCTTAGCATCAGCAACCTGAACCTGAAGGCCAATGAAAGCTCGCTGCGCGGCGGACTCTCGGTGGTCATGAACGACAAGCCAGAATGGCAGCTCGACCTGGCCTCAGACAACCTTAACCTTGATACGCTGCTGGTGCGTACGCCGTTGGCCGATGAGAACGGCGGCGATGGTCAGGGCGCACAAGCGGCGGCGGTGCCGCGGCCAATTATTTCTGGCAGCGGCGATCTCCCGGCCTGGAGTGTGCTTGATAGCTCAGATGGCAGTGCGACCTTGCAGTTTGCCAGCCTGCGCTGGCGTGGCCTGGCGTTCACGAACGTTAATGCGCGCATGGTGAATAAAAATGGGCAGCTTAGCGTTGAGCGTCTTCAGGGTAACCTGGGTGCCGGGAGCATTTCGTTGCCGGGCAGTGTCGATGCCAGCGGGACACCGGTACACGCGGTATTCCAGCCGCAAATTTCGAACATTGAGATTGCCTCTATCCTCAAAGCATTTGACTATCCGCTGGCGGTGTCAGGCAACTTGTCGATGAGCGGTGAGTTTAGCGGCGATAACATTGACGCGCAGGCATTTCGCCATAGCTGGCAGGGCAAAGCCAGCGTAGAAATGGCGAACTCGCGCCTTGAGGGCATGAATTTCCAGCAACTGGTGCAGCGCGCTGTCACACGCAACAATGCTGATGTGCAGGCCCAGCAGGACTACGACGACGCAACGATTATGGAGCGCTTTAGCGCCAGCGCAACGCTCAATAGCGGTAAGCTGCAACTCCAGCAAATGGCCGGTGAGTCTGCGGTACTGGCGTTAACCGGTGATGGAACGCTGGATTTGGTCAACGAGCAGTGCGACGCGAACTTTGCTGTGCGTGTTATTGGCGGTTGGGAAGGCAAGGGCGACCTGGTTGAGCGAATCAAGCAAACGCCGATTCCGCTGCGCATCTACGGCCCGTGGAGCCAGCTTAATTACAACCTTGACGTAGACCGCGTGCTGCGCAATCAGTTACAGGATGAAGCGAAACGCCGGCTTAAGGAATGGGCAGATCGCAATAAAGACAACAGCAGCAAAGCGCGTGACGTGCAGCAGTTGCTGGAGGAGCGCGAAAGCCACTAAGGTAAACCCGCCACCGTATTGAGCACAAAAAAAGCGTGAGGATAAACACCTCACGCTTTTTTTATGGGCTGTGCAACGCTCGATAAGTGATGTGGCGTATTCAAAACCTGCCTGATGTGTTGTTTTAACACGTTGACCGGCAGCGAGATATAAATGCCTCGGCGGTGAAGGCTCTCCATGCTGGAGGAAAACCGTATAAATCTCTTCATCGATACCTTCTTACTTTACTCATTCTTCGCGTTGGCTTTTCCGCTGCCTGCCTGTGTTGTCTTCATCGTATCTTTATTGACTCATTACGCTAGTTATCACGCCTCTGAAGAAGGTGCGGTCCGCATACATTATCTCTGCGGACCGTATTGATTCGCTTAACAAATTGATTTTAAATAATATTTAAATGTAAAGAAACGTCGGTAATCATATGCGCAATAAGAAAATCCTCATATGATAATCGTCCAGACAAACAGTCTGGTTTTAAACGTCAAAGAGGATTTTTTTATGAGCAGTATTGCAG
Coding sequences:
- the alkA gene encoding DNA-3-methyladenine glycosylase 2, translating into MLTLNYHPPYDWAWMLGFLGARAVAGVEEVSATAYRRTLAVDGHCGLLTVTPDESRCQVRISLSDDLLAVKDDVLARIARLFDLATDPSDMLAHLGTLAASHPGLRLPGCMDPFEQAVRAVLGQLVSVAMAAKLTAKVAQTWGTPLPGAPGWWLFPRPEQLAELAPEMLKPLGMPLKRAEAIINIARLCVQGEFPLAPPLDVEQGVKWLVGLPGIGRWTASYYALRGWQAPDIFLPDDYAVKQRFVGMTVAQTRHYSARWQPWRSYALLHIWNNGSWQPT
- the udk gene encoding uridine kinase, whose amino-acid sequence is MTDKSHQCVIIGIAGASASGKSLIASTLYRELREQVGDEHIGVIPEDCYYKDQSHLSMEERIKTNYDHPSAMDHNLLFQHLQMLKQGKSVELPVYSYTEHTRTSETVHVEPKKVIILEGILLLTDARLRQEMNFSIFVDTPLDICLMRRIKRDVNERGRSMDSVMAQYQKTVRPMFLQFIDPSKQYADIIVPRGGKNRIAIDILKAKISQFFE
- the dcd gene encoding dCTP deaminase: MRLCDRDIEAWLDTGRLAITPRPPAERINGATVDVRLGNEFRTFSGHTAAFIDLSGPKDEVSAALDRVMSDEIVLKEGEAFYLHPGELALAVTHESVMLPDDLVGWLDGRSSLARLGLMVHVTAHRIDPGWHGRIVLEFYNSGKLPLALRPGMMIGALSFEPLSGPAARPYNRRQDAKYRDQQGAVASRIDKD
- the asmA gene encoding outer membrane assembly protein AsmA; its protein translation is MRRLLTALMILLVVLVAGLSALVLLINPNDFRSYMVREVEQRSGYKLALDGPLRWHVWPQLSILSGRMSLTAPGASAPLVSAENMRLDVALLPLISHRLQVKQVMLKKSVIQLTPQSEARRPEGAPVAPGESGPAGREHRNWSFDIGSLDVADSVLVFQHADDEQITVRNIQLQLEQNNHRQAQVSLSGRVNRDQRDLSLAIEAVLNADETGDSFSANITRLDYQLQGADLPKQGIRGEGSLNARWEDLNKRLSISNLNLKANESSLRGGLSVVMNDKPEWQLDLASDNLNLDTLLVRTPLADENGGDGQGAQAAAVPRPIISGSGDLPAWSVLDSSDGSATLQFASLRWRGLAFTNVNARMVNKNGQLSVERLQGNLGAGSISLPGSVDASGTPVHAVFQPQISNIEIASILKAFDYPLAVSGNLSMSGEFSGDNIDAQAFRHSWQGKASVEMANSRLEGMNFQQLVQRAVTRNNADVQAQQDYDDATIMERFSASATLNSGKLQLQQMAGESAVLALTGDGTLDLVNEQCDANFAVRVIGGWEGKGDLVERIKQTPIPLRIYGPWSQLNYNLDVDRVLRNQLQDEAKRRLKEWADRNKDNSSKARDVQQLLEERESH
- the yegD gene encoding molecular chaperone produces the protein MFLGFDYGTANCSLAVMHNGTPQMLKMAGDSPLLPSMICAPTREGISEWLWRHHQVTPGGDEGQALLKRAVNVNRDEDITITPASVQFGLAALASYMEEPDEVWFVKSPKSFLGATGLKPQQIALFEDLVCAMMLHIRQQAETQLDARVEQAVIGRPINFQGLGSDDANAQALGILERAANRAGFSDVVFQFEPVAAGLDFEATLTEEQRVLVVDIGGGTTDCSLLLMGPQWRARRDREHSLLGHSGCRVGGNDLDIAVAFKQLCPLLGLGGETQKGIALPALPWWNAVAINDVPAQSEFYSSACGRLLADLVRDAREPEKVAHLLKVWRQRLSYRLVRCAEEGKIALSEHNSTTLRLPFIAEALATEMNGDALASALAQPLQRILEQVTLALESSQTSPDVIYLTGGSARSPIIRQALAALLPQTRIASGDDFGSVTAGLARWAKVVFD